A section of the Oncorhynchus gorbuscha isolate QuinsamMale2020 ecotype Even-year linkage group LG04, OgorEven_v1.0, whole genome shotgun sequence genome encodes:
- the camsap1b gene encoding LOW QUALITY PROTEIN: calmodulin-regulated spectrin-associated protein 1-B (The sequence of the model RefSeq protein was modified relative to this genomic sequence to represent the inferred CDS: deleted 2 bases in 1 codon), whose product MDVELCAGGHSTRRKMDSAGEGTVEVVPLELYDSARAKIDANLRWLFAKAYGIDHIPEDLRDPFYTDQYEQEHIKPPVLHLLLSCELYCRVCALILKTDQAASLQSHLSVIQALSRKGIYVMESDDTPVTEADLACVPIKMSAHMPMVDALMMAYTVEMISIEKVVACVKRFSTFSASKELPFDLEDAMVFWINKVNLKMREITEKELKVKHHPLESPNHQKVRYRREHTSGRQLPFFPLLEDLMRDVCDGAALLTVVHYYCPNLMKLDDICLKEVTSIADSLYNIQLLKEFANEYLNKSFYLTIEDMLYSPLVLKHNVMVFIAEFFWWFETVKPEFVQPRTEEFKDARAMAQPKSARPSVPISNATKRSFQVTPGITEACLSVSAQSSPDVSNRYFLHPAEDSDPLTKGGPAAAFSTSHPLLPLRQRQQKQQQGEDGSGIRNRSNSLENRQPRGSVQAWPDKRQRPMSTLNPYTFGISATDSDADIASGDSVSLARSISKDSLASNVANLTPKHQGLTPQGHTLIGPAQIGRAPVSPAPRRVNGHGLLGNVNMEEEEEEQLVSVMRTEASTALPSQGEATQPTAGARPKDSFYLEPLMPAVLKSAKEKSVCLNKEEESGEVGRSWGAGSIRRVEGVPGLAASARRKIPTSLNRTSTPTSSGEFAVSAEASLAGPPQGQGACKNLVTSSVDPSSREPPGGFYLHSDSDNQNIGQDLEPDLDEADEEDLDEALTTKDPTRPRKAFDEEEESAKLQEDLKEKEDKDKGDDGGSGRSSPCLSTHSQASSLASGSIRMTSFAERKAQQRFGSNHDLRPSASSSQRTTPDGSECSGPLSLPTSWRLKRDQSPSSPQGGRGDGGTNLLASELVQLHMQLEEKRKAIEHQKKKMEVLSARHRQKLGKAAFLHIVKKGKSDTLPHPLKPDYNSKEELNGDKGGSSKDDSCLDALRVAKETGSATSPVPDALEMVERKCSGSTGLLLDEELDLNECNRSIEMLNDAIGSIQQQMMQLSLQQDLLMKQNVQSPPGPPPPNDKTSGSEPKAQSAAHFVEMGSGAPTTGTAPTRKPPKLTSARGPRSKPSELKLVKEHGRQGLTSSRAITPTHSLETLPHLRQFPGGRSPRAPPDTRTPSVGGETIGVQDKPGRSATFRLNDEANLRTMARIDPVNVTPEVSFECLSSTLREGELNSSDSSGKENVPLEEVSWSKAPLIEVDLSDLKDPEEMEGDCGQNSTMDGEDGEQKSGLGFFFKDEQKAEDELAKKRAAFLVRQQKKAEDARLRKLQLEAETEQKREESRRKAEEDRMRKEEEKARRELIKEQYLRRKQQELMEEQGLGSPAKPKTPKTKPKKPSHQTHRPKSTFSREESSSDTFSSKCSSSTPDNLSSAQSGSSLSLASAATTEADSVNSGGAGSQRGESESFPGLSRNASRNTERDWDNGSTASSINSMAEYTGPKLFKEPSSKSNKPIIFNAISHCCLAGKVNEPQKNTLLEELEKVEAHHLMILFRDGGCQFRGVYSFFPDTEEILKLTGTGPKSISKKMIDKLYKYSSDRKQFTVIPAKTVSVSIDAITIHNHLWQAKRTTVPKKSGK is encoded by the exons ACCACATCCCAGAGGACCTGCGGGACCCGTTCTACACAGACCAGTATGAGCAAGAGCACATCAAGCCCCCCGTCCTCCATCTGCTGCTGTCCTGTGAGCTCTACTGCCGTGTGTGTGCCCTCATCCTAAAGACGGACCAGGCCGCCTCGCTGCAGTCACACCTGTCAGTTATCCAGGCCCTGAGCCGTAAAGGGATCTATGTCATGGAGAGTGATGACACGCCAGTCACAGAGGCCGACCTCGCCTGTGTGCCCATCAAAATG AGTGCCCACATGCCGATGGTTGATGCCCTGATGATGGCCTACACGGTGGAGATGATCAGCATAGAGAAGGTGGTGGCCTGCGTTAAGCGCTTCTCCACCTTCAGCGCCTCCAAGGAGCTGCCCTTTGACCTGGAGGATGCCATGGTATTCTGGATCAACAAG GTGAACCTGAAGATGAGGGAGATCACAGAGAAAGAGCTTAAAGTCAAGCATCACCCGCTGGAGTCTCCCAATCACCAGAAG GTACGGTACCGCAGGGAGCACACATCAGGGCGCCAGTTGCCCTTCTTCCCCCTACTGGAGGACCTGATGAGGGATGTGTGTGATGGAGCCGCGCTCCTCACCGTGGTCCACTACTACTGCCCCAACCTCATGAAGCTTGACG ATATATGCCTGAAGGAGGTGACCTCCATAGCTGACAGTCTGTATAACATCCAGCTGCTCAAGGAGTTTGCCAACGAGTATCTCAACAAGAGCTTTTACCTAACAATAGAAGATATGCTCTACTCTCCACTGGTGCTCAAG CACAATGTGATGGTGTTCATTGCGGAGTTCTTCTGGTGGTTTGAGACGGTCAAGCCAGAGTTTGTCCAACCCAGGACTGAGGAGTTCAAAGATG CCCGAGCCATGGCTCAGCCGAAGAGTGCCCGCCCCTCAGTGCCCATCTCCAACGCCACCAAGCGTAGCTTCCAGGTGACCCCTGGCATCAccgaggcctgtctgtctgtctctgcccagAGCAGCCCTGATGTCTCCAACAGGTACTTCCTGCACCCTGCTGAAGACTCTGACCCTCT TACTAAAGGAGGTCCTGCTGCAGCCTTCAGCACCTCccacccactcctccctctgaGGCAGAGACAACAGAAGCAGCAACAGGGAGAGGATGGATCGG gaATTAGAAACCGCTCCAACTCCTTGGAGAACAGACAGCCACGAGGTTCAGTGCAGGCCTGGCCTGACAAGAGACAGAG GCCAATGTCAACGCTCAACCCGTACACGTTTGGTATCTCAGCCACTGACAGCGACGCTGATATAGCCTCTGGGGACAGTGTGAGTCTGGCCCGCTCCATCAGTAAAGACAGCCTGGCCTCTAACGTAGCCAACCTCACCCCCAAACACCAGGGTCTCACCCCCCAGGGCCACACCCTGATTGGACCCGCCCAGATAGGCCGCGCCCCAGTCAGCCCTGCACCCCGCCGAGTCAACGGCCACGGCCTGCTGGGAAACgtcaacatggaggaggaggaggaggagcagcttGTGTCGGTGATGAGGACTGAAGCGTCAACCGCTCTCCCCAGTCAGGGCGAGGCGACGCAGCCAACTGCTGGGGCCAGGCCCAAGGATAGCTTTTACTTAGAACCACTGATGCCTGCTGTGTTGAAATCGGCAAAAGAGAAGTCTGTATGCCTGaataaggaggaggagagtggggaggtgGGGCGATCGTGGGGAGCGGGGTCCATCCGGAGAGTAGAGGGGGTGCCTGGACTCGCGGCGTCGGCCAGGAGAAAAATCCCCACCAGCCTAAATCGGACCTCTACTCCCACTTCTAGTGGGGAGTTTGCCGTGTCTGCTGAAGCTTCATTGGCTGGGCCACCCCAGGGACAAGGAGCCTGTAAAAACCTGGTCACCAGTAGTGTGGACCCCTCCTCCAGAGAGCCACCTGGGGGCTTCTACCTACACTCTGACAGTGACAACCAGAATATTGGTCAGGACCTGGAGCCAGACCTGGATGAGGCTGATGAGGAGGACCTGGATGAAGCTCTCACCACCAAGGACCCAACCAGGCCTAGGAAGGCCTTCGATGAGGAGGAAGAGTCAGCCAAGCTGCAGGAGGACCTgaaggagaaagaggacaagGATAAAggggatgatggtggtagtggacGCTCCAGCCCCTGTCTCAGCACCCACTCCCAGGCCAGCAGCCTGGCAAGCGGCAGTATACGCATGACCAGCTTCGCTGAACGCAAGGCCCAGCAGCGCTTTGGCAGCAACCATGACCTGCGACCCAGCGCGTCCAGCTCCCAAAGGACCACCCCAGACGGCTCCGAGTGCAGCGGgcccctctctctgcccaccTCCTGGAGGCTGAAGAGGGACCAGAGCCCCTCCTCGCCCCAGGGTGGGCGGGGGGACGGTGGCACCAACTTGTTGGCTTCTGAGCTGGTCCAGCTCCACATGcagctggaggagaagaggaaggccaTCGAGCACcagaagaagaagatggaggtGCTGTCAGCCAGACATAGACAGAAGCTGGGCAAGGCTGCCTTTCTGCACATCGTCAAGAAGGGAAAGAGCGACACCCTGCCCCACCCGCTCAAACCAGACTACAACTCCAAAGAGGAGCTCAACGGCGACAAAGGGGGGAGCTCGAAAGATGACTCATGCCTGGACGCACTGAGAGTGGCCAAAGAGACGGGGTCTGCCACCTCGCCAGTCCCAGATGCCTTAGAGATGGTGGAAAGGAAGTGCAGCGGTAGCACTGGTCTGCTGCTGGACGAAGAACTGGACCTGAATGAATGTAACCGCTCCATTGAGATGCTGAATGATGCCATCGGCAGCATCCAGCAGCAGATGATGCAGCTGTCCCTCCAGCAGGACCTGCTGATGAAACAGAATGTACAGTCCCCTCCCGGCCCCCCTCCTCCCAACGACAAGACCAGCGGCTCTGAACCAAAAGCCCAATCTGCCGCCCACTTTGTGGAGATGGGCAGCGGCGCACCAACCACCGGTACCGCACCAACCAGGAAACCCCCCAAGCTGACCTCGGCCAGAGGCCCAAGGTCAAAGCCGTCTGAGCTGAAGCTGGTCAAGGAGCACGGGCGGCAGGGCCTTACCTCCAGCAGGGCAATCACCCCCACCCACAGCCTGGAGACCCTGCCCCACTTGAGGCAGTTCCCCGGGGGCAGGTCCCCCAGGGCA CCCCCTGACACCAGAACCCCCTCTGTTGGTGGAGAGACAATCGGTGTGCAGGACAAGCCTGGACGGAGCGCCACCTTTAGGCTCAACGACGAGGCTAACCTGCGCACAATGGCCCGTATCGACCCGGTGAATGTCACCCCAGAAGTGTCCTTTGAGTGCCTGTCCAGTACCTTGAGGGAGGGGGAGCTGAATTCCTCGGACAGCTCTGGGAAGGAGAACGTCCCCTTGGAGGAGGTGTCATGGAGCAAAGCCCCCCTGATAGAGGTGGACCTGTCAGACCTGAAGGAcccagaggagatggagggagactgtGGTCAAAACAGCACCATGGATGGGGAAGACGGAGAACAGAAGTCTGGCCTGGGATTCTtcttcaag GATGAACAGAAGGCGGAGGATGAGCTGGCTAAGAAGAGGGCAGCGTTTCTCGTAAGGCAGCAGAAGAAGGCTGAGGATGCCCGGTTACGCAAACTACAGCTGGAGGCAGAGACTGAACAGAAGCGGGAAGAGTCCAG gCGGAAGGCGGAGGAGGACCggatgaggaaggaggaggagaaggcccGTAGGGAGCTGATCAAGGAGCAGTACCTGAGGAGGAAGCAGCAGGAGCTGATGGAGGAGCAGGGCCTTGGCAGCCCAGCCAAGCCCAAGACCCCCAAGACCAAGCCTAAGAAACCCAGTCACCAGACTCACAGACCCAAGTCTACGTTCAGCAGAGAGGAGTCGTCCAGCGACACCTTCTCTTCCAAGTGCTCTTCATCTACAC CTGACAACCTGAGCAGTGCCCAGTCAGGCTCCAGTCTGTCCCTGGCCTCTGCTGCCACCACTGAGGCGGATAGCGTTAACTCTGGAGGAGCAGGATCCCAACG TGGTGAGTCTGAGTCTTTCCCAGGCCTGAGTCGAAACGCCAGTCGAAacactgagagagactgggacaacGGCTCCACTGCATCTTCAATCAACTCCATGGCAGAatacactg GTCCCAAGCTGTTCAAGGAGCCCAGTTCCAAGTCCAATAAGCCCATCATCTTCAACGCGATCTCTCACTGCTGCCTGGCTGGCAAGGTCAATGAACCCCAGAAGAACACCCTCCTCGAG GAGCTGGAGAA